A region from the Nocardioides exalbidus genome encodes:
- a CDS encoding ABC transporter ATP-binding protein has translation MSARLGDREVLRDVDLEVPVGARLGVVGVNGAGKSTLLRVLAGALCPSEGTAYLADESGELRDLHRTSARDRARRLAFVPQEELVSAELLVGEMVALGRVPRTRPWSRGGSDERAIVVASLEAVGLADRIDDPCDQLSGGEKRRAVLARGLAQQCPLMLLDEPTNHLDVAWQQRLLHTVAREAQTLVVTIHDLDLALRSFDQVAVVGWPEGRDRATSPATLVAVGRPSDVLGAARIEEQFAVGSVQVAHPHLEQSHLLIHHLPEPHLREDTP, from the coding sequence GTGTCGGCCCGGCTCGGCGACCGCGAGGTCCTGCGTGACGTCGACCTCGAGGTGCCTGTCGGGGCACGGCTCGGGGTGGTGGGTGTCAACGGTGCCGGCAAGTCGACCCTGCTGCGGGTGCTGGCCGGAGCACTGTGCCCGAGCGAGGGCACGGCCTACCTCGCCGACGAGTCGGGCGAGCTCCGCGACCTGCACCGCACCAGCGCCCGCGACCGCGCCCGACGGCTCGCCTTCGTCCCCCAGGAAGAGCTCGTCTCCGCCGAGCTCCTCGTCGGGGAGATGGTTGCGCTCGGCCGCGTCCCCCGCACCCGCCCGTGGTCGCGCGGTGGCAGCGACGAACGGGCCATCGTGGTGGCTTCGCTCGAGGCAGTCGGCCTCGCCGACCGGATCGACGACCCGTGCGACCAGCTCTCGGGCGGTGAGAAGCGCCGCGCCGTGCTGGCCCGTGGTCTCGCCCAGCAGTGCCCGCTGATGCTGCTGGACGAACCGACCAACCACCTCGACGTGGCCTGGCAGCAGCGCCTGCTGCACACCGTCGCCCGCGAGGCACAGACCCTGGTCGTCACCATCCACGACCTCGATCTCGCGCTGCGCTCATTCGACCAGGTGGCCGTCGTCGGCTGGCCGGAGGGCCGCGACCGTGCGACGTCCCCGGCGACCCTCGTCGCCGTCGGCCGTCCGAGCGACGTGCTGGGCGCGGCGCGCATCGAGGAGCAGTTCGCCGTCGGCTCGGTCCAGGTCGCCCACCCCCACCTCGAACAGTCGCACCTGCTCATCCACCACCTGCCCGAACCCCACCTCCGAGAGGACACCCCATGA
- a CDS encoding ABC transporter substrate-binding protein: MNPTLRTHRSTRLATAAVITLAATLLSACGSDSNTTGGANADGGPITVQNCGEDLTVDGPVTEMYAYDGGIISIALAAGARDELVAVTGMARDQALLELAYPDDRVDELTVVGDEFPTLENVLAVDPQVFFAGYNYGFSEARNLMPEMVAERDITPYLLSETCLQDDGARGTMDAWTALTTDLANIGELTGHPNTAQAVIDDIGQRRAALEEAPKGDDETTVFLFDSGTDTIFTSGSFGGPQAIFDSAQVTSATADVEDTWTEVGWERLAASDPDIIFFVDYPGQSYEEKVAVLEANPASRDLAAVKEKRFVNLPYAMWVSGPLNIDAAEWVRRAVEHFGLAPESGIEPTLDITQLAELPGNDWIG, from the coding sequence ATGAACCCGACCCTCCGCACCCACCGGAGTACGCGCCTCGCGACCGCTGCGGTCATCACCCTCGCAGCCACTCTGCTCAGCGCGTGCGGCTCCGACAGCAACACCACGGGTGGAGCCAACGCGGACGGCGGTCCCATCACGGTGCAGAACTGCGGCGAGGACCTCACGGTCGACGGGCCGGTCACCGAGATGTACGCCTACGACGGCGGCATCATCTCCATCGCGCTCGCCGCTGGAGCCCGCGACGAGCTGGTCGCCGTGACCGGCATGGCCCGCGACCAGGCGCTCCTCGAGCTGGCCTACCCCGACGATCGGGTGGACGAGCTCACCGTCGTCGGCGACGAGTTCCCCACCCTCGAGAACGTGCTCGCGGTCGACCCGCAGGTGTTCTTCGCCGGCTACAACTACGGGTTCAGCGAGGCCCGCAACCTGATGCCGGAGATGGTCGCCGAGCGCGACATCACTCCCTACCTCCTGAGCGAGACCTGCCTGCAGGACGACGGTGCCCGCGGGACCATGGACGCCTGGACGGCCCTCACCACCGACCTCGCCAACATCGGCGAGCTCACCGGTCACCCCAACACCGCACAGGCCGTCATCGACGACATCGGCCAGCGCCGAGCCGCCCTGGAGGAGGCGCCGAAGGGCGACGACGAGACCACCGTGTTCCTCTTCGACTCCGGCACCGACACCATCTTCACCTCTGGCTCTTTCGGCGGACCGCAGGCCATCTTCGACTCGGCACAGGTCACGAGCGCCACGGCAGACGTCGAGGACACCTGGACTGAGGTCGGCTGGGAGCGGCTGGCCGCCTCCGACCCCGACATCATCTTCTTCGTCGACTACCCGGGGCAGTCCTACGAGGAGAAGGTCGCAGTCCTGGAGGCCAACCCGGCCTCGCGCGACCTCGCTGCGGTGAAGGAGAAGAGGTTCGTGAACCTGCCGTACGCCATGTGGGTCTCCGGCCCGCTCAACATCGACGCCGCCGAGTGGGTCCGCCGCGCAGTGGAGCACTTCGGCCTGGCGCCGGAGTCCGGCATCGAGCCCACGCTCGACATCACCCAGCTCGCCGAGCTGCCGGGCAACGACTGGATCGGCTGA